Proteins encoded together in one Streptomyces umbrinus window:
- a CDS encoding response regulator, translating into MPPDAKILIVDDHEETLYALESALAPLGYHLTRATSGDAALKEVLRGHVGLLVLDVRMPGVSGLDVVRYMRGVEQTQRIPIILVTGFGPDAELTATAYHLGVADLVMKPIDPWALRTKVRYLYDSHQRYRSLEREVRELRARVKEQPPAGRFVGPGT; encoded by the coding sequence ATGCCGCCGGATGCCAAGATCCTCATAGTCGACGACCATGAGGAAACGCTCTACGCCCTGGAAAGCGCCCTGGCCCCGCTCGGCTACCACCTGACGCGGGCCACCAGCGGCGACGCAGCGCTGAAGGAAGTCCTGCGCGGCCATGTCGGCCTGCTCGTCCTCGACGTACGCATGCCGGGCGTCAGCGGCCTCGACGTCGTCCGCTACATGCGCGGCGTGGAACAGACCCAGCGCATCCCGATCATCCTCGTCACCGGCTTCGGCCCCGACGCCGAACTCACCGCCACCGCCTACCACCTGGGCGTCGCCGACCTCGTCATGAAACCCATAGACCCCTGGGCCCTGCGCACCAAGGTCCGCTACCTGTACGACTCCCACCAGCGCTACCGGTCCCTGGAACGCGAAGTACGCGAACTCCGCGCCCGGGTGAAGGAACAGCCGCCCGCCGGGCGCTTCGTGGGACCGGGGACGTAA
- a CDS encoding chorismate mutase: MTTSNTGNAGGVDPAVRAELARLRESIDNIDAAVVHMLAERFKCTQQVGHLKAAHQLPPADPSREAQQIARLRSLAGNARLDPAFAEKLLNFIIAEVIRHHESIADSAGGTGGTVGTGGAGSRE, from the coding sequence GACCCGGCCGTCCGCGCCGAACTCGCCCGGCTGCGCGAGAGCATCGACAACATCGACGCGGCCGTCGTCCACATGCTCGCCGAACGCTTCAAGTGCACCCAGCAGGTCGGCCACCTCAAGGCCGCCCACCAACTGCCGCCCGCCGACCCGTCCCGAGAGGCCCAGCAGATCGCCCGGCTGCGCAGCCTCGCCGGGAACGCCAGACTCGACCCGGCGTTCGCGGAGAAGCTCCTCAACTTCATCATCGCCGAGGTGATCCGCCACCACGAGAGCATCGCGGACAGCGCAGGCGGCACGGGCGGCACGGTCGGTACGGGCGGCGCAGGCAGCCGGGAATGA